A stretch of the Streptococcus himalayensis genome encodes the following:
- the thrB gene encoding homoserine kinase produces the protein MKITVPATSANIGPGFDSVGVAVSKYLSIEILEETPAWQVDHDLGDKIPRNEENLLVKIAQEVAPNLTPHRVKMESDIPLARGLGSSSSVIVAGIELANQLAHLQLTDQEKLQLATELEGHPDNVAPAILGDLVIASFQNGQVSAVRASFPACKFLAFVPAYELKTKDSRGVLPENLSYKEAVAASSIANVAIAALLQGDLETAGQSIQSDLFHERFRQSLVPEFSSIKQIGQKHGAYATYLSGAGPTVMILAPADKMPIIKEELLSLNLNGEVFELTVDTAGVRVE, from the coding sequence ATGAAAATTACAGTACCAGCAACGAGTGCAAACATTGGCCCTGGTTTTGACTCGGTCGGTGTTGCGGTGAGTAAGTATCTGTCCATCGAAATTTTAGAGGAAACTCCTGCTTGGCAGGTCGATCATGATTTGGGAGATAAGATCCCTCGAAACGAAGAGAATCTTTTGGTAAAGATTGCTCAAGAGGTCGCACCAAACTTGACACCTCATCGTGTGAAGATGGAGAGCGATATTCCCTTAGCACGTGGGTTAGGCTCATCGAGTTCTGTTATTGTTGCAGGGATTGAGCTAGCCAACCAACTGGCACATCTGCAGTTGACAGACCAAGAGAAATTGCAGTTGGCAACAGAGCTGGAAGGGCATCCTGATAATGTAGCACCAGCGATTTTAGGGGATTTAGTCATCGCGAGCTTTCAAAATGGCCAAGTTTCAGCTGTTCGTGCGTCATTTCCAGCTTGTAAATTCCTAGCCTTTGTTCCAGCTTATGAATTGAAAACCAAGGATAGTCGTGGCGTTTTGCCGGAAAATTTATCCTACAAAGAGGCTGTTGCCGCAAGCAGTATCGCGAATGTAGCGATTGCAGCTTTGTTACAAGGCGATTTGGAGACTGCGGGGCAATCCATTCAGTCAGATTTATTTCATGAACGTTTCCGCCAATCCTTGGTACCTGAATTTTCTTCTATCAAGCAGATTGGTCAGAAACATGGAGCTTATGCCACCTACTTATCAGGAGCAGGGCCAACCGTGATGATTTTAGCACCAGCAGACAAAATGCCAATTATTAAGGAAGAATTACTATCCTTGAATTTAAATGGTGAAGTGTTTGAATTGACTGTAGACACAGCAGGCGTTCGTGTTGAATAA
- a CDS encoding homoserine dehydrogenase — protein MSVKIALLGFGTVASGVPFLLKENAEKIYQAAQEEIEIAKVLVRDDAEKESLLAAGHDYHFVTNVDDILSDESISIVVELMGRIEPAKTFITRALEAKKHVVTANKDLLAVHGQELTAIAKKHQVALYYEAAVAGGIPILRTLVNSLASDKVTRLLGVVNGTSNFMMTKMVEEGWSYEDALAEAQRLGFAESDPTNDVDGIDAAYKMVLLSQFAFGMAVNFEDVAHKGIRSITPEDVAMAQELGYVVKLVGSIEETASGLAAEVTPTFLPKAHPLASVNGVMNAVFVESIGIGESMYYGPGAGQKPTATSVVADIIRIARRMTEGTIGKAFNEFSRPVVLSKPEDVKHHYYFSILAPDKTGQVLRLAEIFNAENISFKQILQDGTNGELARVVVITHAVSKTQLEKVVAELEAAEEFQLVNTFKVLGE, from the coding sequence ATGTCAGTAAAAATTGCTTTGCTAGGATTTGGGACAGTTGCCAGTGGCGTTCCTTTTCTTCTAAAAGAAAACGCAGAAAAAATCTACCAAGCAGCTCAAGAGGAAATAGAGATTGCCAAGGTTTTGGTGCGTGATGATGCCGAAAAAGAGAGTTTGCTTGCGGCAGGTCATGACTATCATTTTGTGACGAATGTCGATGATATTTTATCAGATGAGAGCATTTCGATTGTGGTTGAATTGATGGGACGCATTGAACCGGCTAAAACCTTTATCACGCGTGCTTTGGAGGCTAAAAAACACGTTGTTACGGCTAATAAAGATTTATTGGCAGTTCATGGTCAAGAATTAACGGCTATCGCTAAAAAACATCAGGTTGCCCTTTATTATGAAGCAGCAGTTGCGGGAGGAATTCCCATTTTACGGACCTTGGTGAATTCCCTTGCTTCAGATAAGGTCACACGCCTCCTTGGGGTAGTCAATGGGACTTCAAACTTTATGATGACGAAGATGGTTGAGGAAGGCTGGTCTTATGAAGACGCGCTGGCAGAAGCACAACGCTTGGGCTTTGCAGAGAGTGACCCGACAAATGATGTGGATGGGATCGATGCAGCCTATAAAATGGTGCTTCTCAGCCAATTTGCCTTTGGAATGGCTGTGAATTTTGAAGATGTTGCCCATAAAGGAATTCGTAGCATTACCCCAGAAGATGTCGCAATGGCTCAAGAATTAGGCTATGTTGTGAAATTAGTCGGTTCGATTGAAGAAACAGCTTCTGGACTTGCAGCAGAAGTAACGCCAACTTTCTTGCCCAAAGCTCATCCGCTAGCATCTGTGAATGGCGTGATGAATGCTGTCTTTGTGGAGTCAATCGGTATCGGCGAGTCCATGTATTACGGACCAGGAGCTGGGCAAAAACCAACTGCTACAAGCGTTGTAGCAGATATTATCCGTATCGCTCGCCGCATGACAGAAGGCACGATTGGCAAAGCCTTTAATGAATTCAGCCGCCCAGTGGTTCTTTCAAAACCAGAAGATGTGAAACATCATTACTATTTCTCTATCTTAGCACCCGATAAGACGGGGCAAGTCCTTCGTTTGGCAGAGATTTTCAATGCAGAAAATATTTCCTTTAAACAGATTTTGCAAGACGGAACGAATGGTGAGCTAGCTAGGGTTGTGGTGATTACGCATGCAGTCAGCAAGACCCAGTTGGAAAAGGTTGTGGCAGAGCTGGAAGCTGCTGAGGAATTCCAACTTGTCAATACCTTTAAGGTTTTGGGAGAGTAA